Proteins from one Impatiens glandulifera chromosome 2, dImpGla2.1, whole genome shotgun sequence genomic window:
- the LOC124928092 gene encoding N-glycosylase/DNA lyase-like, producing MLRLSPQDDKDVTEFQKLHPLAKQNGFGRLFRSPTLFEDVIKSILLCNCNWTRSLQMAEALCGLQLELGTRTKSKLGNFPNPEELADFRESFLKQRCNLGYRALHIIELAMKITYEHLDLEEMLAVEEETTAFNKLMELNGFGPFVCANVLMCMGFYIRVPVDTETRRHLSDYHSIDRNVVKTSSNDVIIEDIYGKYSPFQCLAYWFELVDYYQKELGLKLSELPHSKYGSVTGTLMAKKFTSEEESTPPTKMQKKKQPRRSNKKWKFV from the coding sequence ATGCTAAGGTTATCACCTCAGGATGACAAGGATGTGACGGAGTTCCAAAAACTGCATCCACTTGCCAAACAGAATGGTTTCGGTCGTCTTTTTCGCTCTCCAACACTATTTGAAGACGTTATCAAGTCCATTCTTCTTTGCAATTGTAACTGGACCAGGTCATTGCAGATGGCTGAGGCTCTTTGTGGGCTTCAACTGGAACTTGGCACGAGAACAAAATCAAAACTCGGGAATTTCCCTAACCCGGAAGAGCTGGCTGATTTCCGTGAGAGTTTCCTGAAGCAGCGGTGCAACTTGGGTTACAGAGCACTTCATATTATCGAACTGGCTATGAAGATCACATATGAACATCTCGATCTCGAAGAAATGTTGGCGGTAGAAGAAGAAACAACTGCCTTTAACAAACTAATGGAGCTAAATGGTTTTGGGCCCTTTGTTTGCGCTAATGTGCTCATGTGCATGGGATTCTATATCCGGGTTCCTGTTGACACTGAAACCCGTCGCCATCTATCAGATTACCATTCGATTGATCGGAATGTTGTTAAAACATCCTCCAATGACGTCATTATTGAAGACATTTATGGCAAATATTCTCCTTTTCAATGCCTGGCTTACTGGTTTGAGCTGGTGGACTATTATCAGAAGGAACTTGGACTGAAGTTGAGTGAACTGCCGCATTCCAAGTATGGATCTGTGACAGGTACGTTAATGGCTAAGAAGTTCACCTCCGAAGAAGAATCGACCCCACCGACCAAGATGCAGAAAAAGAAGCAACCCAggagatcaaacaagaaatggAAATTTGTTTAA
- the LOC124928108 gene encoding uncharacterized protein LOC124928108 → MLELWLELGVETLRWINYGEEEQISAVRREAHSHEGFSLEKEVCNHGFFMMAPNVWNPSKKTLGRPLRLLSDPSSSVYVTISQRRLSRYLIIGKSCTNNNMTVTFLLVRFHDTDHLSSYDREYILKQIVRMLRLSPQDDKDVTEFQKLHPLAKQNGFGRLFRSPTLFEDVIKSILLCNCNWTRSLQMAEALCGLQLELGTRTKSKLGNFPNPEELADFRESFLKQRCNLGYRALHIIELAMKITYEHLDLEEMLAVEEETTAFNKLMELNGFGPFVCANVLMCMGFYIRVPVDTETRRHLSDYHSIDRNVVKTSSNDVIIEDIYGKYSPFQCLAYWFELVDYYQKELGLKLSELPHSKYGSVTGTLMAKKFTSEEESTPPTKMQKKKQPARRSNKKWKFV, encoded by the coding sequence ATGCTAGAACTTTGGCTTGAGTTGGGAGTGGAAACTTTGAGATGGATTAACTATGGGGAGGAGGAGCAAATAAGTGCAGTGAGAAGAGAGGCTCACTCTCATGAAGGCTTCAGTTTAGAAAAAGAAGTGTGCAACCATGGCTTCTTTATGATGGCTCCAAATGTATGGAACCCGTCAAAGAAGACACTAGGGCGCCCTCTTCGTCTTCTGTCTGATCCTTCTTCTTCGGTCTACGTTACCATTTCTCAACGTCGTCTCAGCCGTTACCTTATTATTGGCAAAAGTTGCACCAACAACAACATGACGGTTACTTTTCTCCTTGTTCGGTTTCATGACACTGATCATCTCTCTTCCTATGACCGTGAATATATCCTGAAACAAATTGTCAGGATGCTAAGGTTATCACCTCAGGATGACAAGGATGTGACGGAGTTCCAAAAACTGCATCCACTTGCCAAACAGAATGGTTTCGGTCGTCTTTTTCGCTCTCCAACACTATTTGAAGACGTTATCAAGTCCATTCTTCTTTGCAATTGTAACTGGACTAGGTCATTGCAGATGGCTGAGGCTCTTTGTGGGCTTCAACTGGAACTTGGCACAAGAACAAAATCAAAACTCGGGAATTTCCCTAACCCGGAGGAGCTGGCTGATTTCCGTGAGAGTTTCCTGAAGCAGCGGTGCAACTTGGGTTACAGAGCACTTCATATTATCGAACTGGCTATGAAGATCACATATGAACATCTCGATCTTGAAGAAATGTTGGCGGTAGAAGAAGAAACAACTGCCTTTAACAAACTAATGGAGCTAAATGGTTTTGGGCCCTTTGTTTGCGCTAATGTGCTCATGTGCATGGGATTCTATATCCGGGTTCCTGTTGACACTGAAACCCGTCGCCATCTATCAGATTACCATTCGATTGATCGGAATGTTGTTAAAACATCCTCCAATGACGTCATTATTGAAGACATTTATGGAAAATATTCTCCTTTTCAATGCCTGGCTTACTGGTTTGAGCTGGTGGACTATTATCAGAAGGAACTTGGACTGAAGTTGAGTGAACTGCCGCATTCCAAGTATGGATCTGTGACAGGTACGTTAATGGCTAAGAAGTTCACCTCCGAAGAAGAATCGACCCCACCGACCAAGATGCAGAAAAAGAAGCAACCGGCCAggagatcaaacaagaaatggAAATTTGTTTAA